One genomic segment of Micromonospora sp. WMMC415 includes these proteins:
- a CDS encoding WXG100 family type VII secretion target — protein sequence MSIKVDYAVLENANQQMQTISRTIDEKLDTLRSMLSKLQWDGQDRAAYEQHQAQWDSAVRDINRILNEIGGAVGIARENYVNTEMSNAKVWG from the coding sequence ATGAGCATCAAGGTCGATTACGCGGTCCTCGAGAACGCGAACCAGCAGATGCAGACCATCTCGCGGACCATCGACGAGAAGCTGGACACGCTGCGCTCGATGCTGTCGAAGCTCCAGTGGGACGGCCAGGACCGGGCCGCCTACGAGCAGCACCAGGCCCAGTGGGACTCGGCGGTGCGCGACATCAACCGCATCCTCAACGAGATCGGTGGCGCCGTGGGCATCGCCCGCGAGAACTACGTCAACACCGAGATGAGCAACGCCAAGGTGTGGGGCTGA
- a CDS encoding WXG100 family type VII secretion target — protein sequence MAFEVEAATLHTAASDVRSTRSEVDGELKKLWNVVDDLAIAWKGQASTGFQTLMQNWNDNTAKLLTAMDNIADLLDKSGTTHQVNDEEQQQMLDKFHSALNP from the coding sequence ATGGCGTTCGAGGTCGAAGCAGCGACTCTACATACCGCCGCGAGTGACGTGCGGTCCACGCGCAGCGAGGTCGACGGTGAGCTCAAGAAGCTGTGGAACGTGGTCGACGATCTGGCGATCGCGTGGAAGGGCCAGGCGTCCACCGGGTTCCAGACGCTCATGCAGAACTGGAACGACAACACCGCCAAGCTGCTGACGGCGATGGACAACATCGCCGACCTGCTCGACAAGTCGGGCACGACGCACCAGGTCAACGACGAAGAGCAGCAGCAGATGCTGGACAAGTTCCACTCTGCTCTCAACCCGTGA